The Terrirubrum flagellatum nucleotide sequence GTCGCGCCTGCGTCATAAGCTTCGTCGATCGACATGATGTCTTCGCGACCGGTGACGACGATGATAGGCAGGTCATGAAAGGCTGGATTGGCCCTGAGGCGACGGACCATCTCAAAGCCGCTGATGCCGGGCATATCGATATCGACGAGCGCCACGTCGAATTTGCGCGACGCCAGCATCTCCAGTCCGTCCATCGCGCAAGGTGCCGTCTCGACGGTCGCGACCGGCGTTGATAGATAGACCGAAGCAAATTCACGCTGAATCGGATCGTCATCGACAACGAGGATGTCGACTGGCTGGTCGAGCACATATTTGAACTCGACGTCAGAGCGTTCGATCCGGTTCAAGATCAATCAACGAAGGTTTGGAATCCCCTGCCCAAAAACCTATAGCGGCTGAATCCTAACTTCCTGTTGACCCGTTGCTATAATAATGGGGCCGCGGCGAAGATTTGATTAACCATATTCGGCCGCGGAGGCTTCCATGCGGCGGACAGCTCTGACGGTGCGAGCGAAGATTCTGCTGCTCGTCTGCTTCTCCGTCTCGCTTGCGCAGCTTCTATCGGCTGGCCTGTCGGCTTGGCAAGAAGCGGAGCGCTATGCGCGCGCCAAGCGCGACGAAATGATTTCAAACGCGCTGGCGCTCGCCGCTGCGGCCAGCGCCGCGACGGCCGATCGCGACGTGCGCGGCGCCTACGCCGCCTTGAGCGCTATCGGCCGCATCAGCAATATCGGCTATGCCGACATCGAAACAATGGACGGTCAGCCGCTGGCTGACCTCGGTGCCACAGAGCGGCTGATCGGCGATCTCGCGATCGACGAGACGACAGCGCCTCCCGGCGCGCTCGACATTCTCAAAAGCCGTTCGATCGAAGCCGTCGTTCCGATCAAACATGCGGGCGTCGAGGTCGGGAAGCTGCGCGTGATTTCCGGCACGTCCGAGCTTGGCGAGCGCATCGCCTCGGCGGTGAAAATCACCGCGGCGGGCGCGCTTGTCAGCCTGCTCCTGTCGCTGCTGCTGGCATTACGGCTGCAGAATTCGATCACGCGGCCGATCGCGCAACTTTCGTCCGCCATGGCCAATGTGCGACGTCACCATAACTATGCGGCTTCGGTCTCGACAAAGGCGGACGGTGAGATCGGGCTGCTGGTTGACGGGTTCAACTCCATGCTGGGCGATATTCGCGAGCGCGACGCGCGCATCGCCGATCATGTCGTGAGCCTGGAAGCGACGGTCGCCGAGCGCACGCGCGAATTCAAACAAGCCGCCGCGGAGGCGGACGCCGCCAATCAGGCCAAGTCCGAATTTCTTGCGACGATGAGCCATGAAATCAGGACGCCGATGAACGGGATCCTCGTCACGGCCGAGCTTCTCGCCACGACCGATCTGCCGGCCCGCGCCCACAAACACGCCGAAATCATCGCGCGCTCCGGCAAAAGCCTGCTTTCGATCATCAACGACATTCTCGACATGTCGAAAATAGAATCCGGCAAACTCGACGTCGAGCTCATGCCGGTCGATCCCGCGGAGACGGTGGAAACCGTGCTGCGCCTGTTCTCCGAGCGGGCTCGCAGCAAAGGCGTCGATCTCGCGGGCAAGCTGTTCGTCGATCGCCTTGTGATGACGAATGCGGACCCTGTTCGCCTCGGACAGGTGATCAGCAACCTCGTCAACAATGCGCTGAAATTCACCGAGCAGGGCGCGGTGACCGTCGTGGTCAGGGATGACGAGGAGCGCGAAGGCGCCATCCGCTTCTCCGTCATCGACACCGGCATCGGCATCCCCAAGGACAAGCTCGAACATATCTTCGCGGCGTTCTCGCAGGCTGATCAGTCGACGACGCGCAAATATGGCGGCACGGGTCTCGGCCTCGCGATTGCGCGCAAGCTTGTCGCGGCGATGGGCGGCGAATTGCGCGTCGCCAGCAAGATCGGCGAAGGCTCGGAGTTCTATTTCTCGATTCCCCGTCACTCGCCCTCACGAGCGATTGAAGCGGCCGCGCCGCACGGAGAGCAGCGCAAAGCCTTGATCTGCGTCGACGGAAGCGAAACCGCGAAAGCGATTGGGCTCTATCTCCAGCAGCTCGGCGTTGACGCTGTCGTAACCTCGGACGCCGATCTTTCTGCGCGGGCGGAGCGCGCCAATCTGGTCTTCATTTCACCGCGCCTGCTCGAAGGGGGATCGAGGCCGGCTCCCTCGACAAACAGCTCGGTCATCCTTGTTTCACCCAATCCCGATTTCGACGACATGCTCGTCCGCCGCGGCCTCGCCGACAATGTGCTGGACTGGCCGATCAGCCGCGCCGAGCTTGCGGCGCTTGTCGTCGCGCCCGGGGACGCGGCGCGGCGCGGCGCCGCTCGAGAAGCGACCGTCATGCCGCAGATGTTCAAAGGTCTGCGCGCGCTTGTCGCTGATGACAATGAAGTCAATCGCGAAGTTGCGGAATCGGCCCTTGCGACGCTTGGAATCACCGTCGCATTCGCATTCGACGGGCGCGCCGCTTTCGATGCGGCGCGGCGTGAGCGCTTCGACGTCGTCCTCATGGATGGCAGCATGCCTGACATGGACGGCTTTGAATCCGCCCGCGCCATTCGCGCCCATGAGGCGGAAAGCGGCGCTGAGAGAACGCCGATCATCGCGCTGACCGCTCATGTGGTCGGCTCCGGCGCCGAAGCGTGGCGCGACGCCGGCATGGATGATGTTCTCTACAAGCCCTACACCCTGTCTGATCTCAGCGCGAAGCTTCAGAAAGTCGTCAAGCCCAACGCGACCATCGAGGCCGTGGAGCCTGAGGCTCCGAAGAGCGCTGCGACACAGGCGATTGATCCACGCATTCTCGACGATCTGCGCAAGATGAGCGGCGGCTCGAATGAACTGGTCGAGCGCATCTCGCGGCTCTATCGCATGCACGCGCCGCGCCATGTGGCTGACATCTCCGCCGCCGTCGCAAGCGGCGATCTCGACGCGATCGCGCGCGCGGCCCATGCGCTCAAATCGATGAGCTACAATGTCGGCGCGGTTTCGGTTGCGGAGCAGGCCGGAGCGCTGGAGAAGGCGGCTCGCATCGAAGGGCGAATCCCGGAAGGCGCCGAGCTTTCCGGAATCCAGGCAAGCTGCACGGAGGCGATGGACGCCCTTTCAGGAAAGGCCGCCTGAGCTAGAGCGGCGAGCGTTCAAATCGCGCCGCCTCGCCGCTCTATCTTTTGATCGTCGCAACGTCGTCGCGGAAAACCGGTTCCCACTTTTCCGCACGTTGCTCTAGCGCGGCGTCACGTCGAAGCCGAACCACTTCTCCGAAAGCTGCTTGATCGTGCCGTCATTGAGCGCTGATGTGATCGCCTCATCGAACTTCGCCTTCAACTCGGTATCGCTCTTGCGCAGACCGATCGCGCTGCCGCGGCCGAGCAGGCCGCCCTGGAAGCGCGGACCAACGATCACCATGGCCTCGTTGCCCTGCTTCTTGCTCGCCGTGGTGAGATAAGCCATCGAAGCGATCACGGCGTCGACGCGGCCGGCAAGCAGATCGAGATCGTGCTGCTCGGTCGTCTTGTATTCGCGGACGGTGACGACGCCCTTGAGATATTTATCGAGGAAGGCGGCGGCGATCGTCGAGCCCTGCACGCCGATGATCTTGCCCTGCAGCTTCGGCTTCAGCGCTTCGAGCGCCTTGACCGCGCCGGCCTCATTTGTCGTGAGCGAATAGACGTTCGCCTGCTCCGGCAGGTCGGCCAGCGGCGAACCTTTCAGCGTCGCGAAGCTCTGGCCCGTGGTGCCGTAGGAAATCGAGAAGGCGATCGCCTCTTCGCGCTTCGCCGTCGCCGACATGCCGGACATGATAGCGTCGAACTTGCCGGCGTTGAGCGCAGGGATCATGCCGTCGAAGGATTGCGCGATCAGCTCGCATTCGACCTTCATCTTCGCGCAGAGATATTTGTGCAAATCGATCTCGAAGCCATTCAGCTTGCCGTCCGGCTCAGTGAAATTCCAGGGCGCGAAAGCGCCTTCGGTCGCGAGCTTCACTTTCGTCCACTGCTTCTCCTGCGCGAAAGCCGGCTGCAGAACGCACGCTGCAAACGCGAAAGCGCTGAGAAAAATGCGAACCTTCATTTCATTTCTCCAGAATTTGGGACCAGACCTGACGGATCAACCCGCCAGGAACTGGCGAAACCGCTCGGAGCGGCTCGCCGTGAACATCTCCTGCGGCGACCCTTCCGCCTCGATCAGACCCTGATGCAGGAACACGACCTTGCTCGACACATCACGGGCGAAGCCCGTCTCGTGCGTGACGATCAGCATCGTCCGGCCTTCCTCGGCCAATGAGCGCATCACGCGCAGCACCTCGCCGACCAGTTCAGGATCAAGCGCAGAGGTCGGCTCGTCAAACAGCATCACCTTGGGATGCATGGCGAGCGCGCGCGCGATCGCAGCCCGCTGCTGCTGGCCGCCGGAGAGATGAGCGGGATAATGATTGCGCTTGTCGGCGATGCCCACTTTCGCCAGCAGAGCTTCCGCCTCCGCAACGCACTCGGCCTTCGGCCGCTTCTGCACATGCACCGGCGCCTCGATGACATTCTGCAGCACGGTCATGTGCGACCAGAGATTGAAATTCTGGAACACCATGCTGGTGCGGAGCCGAATGCGCTCCACCTGCTTCTGATCGAGCGCGCGACGACCCCGACCCGCGCCAAACGAGATGGTCTCGCCGGCGACAGAAATCTTGCCGCTGTCAGGCGTCTCCAGAAGATTGATGCAGCGAAGCATGGTCGATTTGCCGGAACCGGAAGGGCCGAGGATCGAAACGACATCGCCTTCCTGCGCCTGAAGCGAGACGCCCTTCAGCACTTCGAGATCGCCGAACCTCTTGTGAAGATTGGCGAGATTGACGGCGACGGTCATGCCGCGGCTCCTGCAGCCGACGTCGCCGGGCGCAGATGCGGCGTCAGCCAATATTCCAGCGCATGCACGATGCGCGTGATGACGAAGTTGATCACGAGATAGATCGCGCCGGCGATGATGAAGATTTCGATGGCCCGAAACGTTTCGGAGATGAGTTTGGCGGCGATTCCCGTGATCTCCATCATGGTGATGATCGAAGCAAGCGACGTCGCCTTGATCATCAGGATCAACTCGTTGCCATAGCCGGGCAGCGCCTGGCGCACGGCAAGCGGCAGGATGATGCGACGCAATCTCATCATGGGCGACATGCCCGACGCCATCGCCGCTTCGATCTGCCCATGCGGCACGGAGAGAATCCCGCCGCGGAAGATTTCACTGGCGTAGGCCGCGGTGTTCAGCGTGAGCGCAAGAATGGCGCACCAGTAGGGCTCGCGCAGGAAGGCCCAGGCCCAGCTCGCCCTGACCGCCGGAAACTGGCCGAGGCCGTAATAGATCAGGAATATCTGCACCAAAAGCGGCGTGCCGCGAAATACCGCGAGATAGGCCCGCGCGAAGTAATCGAGCGGCGGCCAGCCTGACAGACGCATGAGCGCAAGACCAAGCGCCAATACGCCGCCGAGCGCGACCGACAGACCGGCGAGATTGAGCGTCAAGGGAACGCCCTGCAGAAGCGCAAGAAGGGTCTCGGACATGAAGGCCCAATCCATCACGCCCTCCGCACGCCGCGCGAGAAGCGCTGCTCGGCCAGCCTGAAGCCTTGCCCCGAGATCGCGGTGATCAGCAGATAAAGCGCGCCGGCCGTCACAAAGAAATAGAAGGGCTGCCGCGTCGAGCCGGCGCCGATCTGCGACTGGCGCAGCAGTTCGACGAGGCCTGTCACCGACACCAGCGCGGATTCCTTCAGCGTGAGCTGCCAGACATTGCCGAGGCCCGGCACGGCGTGGCGCAAGGTGAGCGGCCCGATGATCCGGCGCAGCATAAGCGAGGGCGACATGCCCGATGCGATCGCCGCTTCGATCTCGCCGCGGCTCACCGCGCGAAATGCGCCCCGGAACACTTCCGTGTGATAGGCGCCAGAGACGACTCCAATGGCGAGCGCGCCAGCGGCGAAGCCGGGCAGGCTGATGAAACCCGATGCGCCGAACAGCCGACCGATCGGCGTCAGCACTGCGCCGGCGCCGAAATAGAAGAGATAGATCACGAGAAGATCGGGAACGCCGCGCAGGATCGTGGTGTAGCCATCCGCCATCGTCCGCAGCACAGGCCCGCCGGATATCTTCGCCCAGGCGCCAAGCACGCCGACGCAGGCGCCGAGCAGAAAGCCGCAGCTTGCGACGGCGATCGTCATGGCGGCGCCTGCGAGCATCGCCATACCCCAGCCGCGCGGGCCAAAGCCCATCAGCTCAAAGAAATCGACAGCGTTCAACGGGCGCGCCTTTTCTGTCCGGCGCTCTCAATTGCGATGGCGGCCATGCGGATCGCCGGCCGCCATTCTATCTCAATCCGAAAGATCAATTGCTCACCGGCGGCAAGGTCGGGCTCAGATCGAGCTTGCTCCACTTCACCGACAGGGTGCGGATCGTGCCATCCTCCGTCGCCTCACGGATCGCCTTGTCGAAGATCGCCTTCAGGTCCGTCTCATCCTTACGCATGCCGAGCGCCACCTCTGTCGCCAGCATCGCGCCCTTGATCAGCGGGCCGGTCATGGCGAGATCCTGATTGTCGGGCTTCTGCAGCATCGATGTTCCATAAACGCCGCTGTCGAATCCGGCATCGATGCGGCCGGCGCGCAGATCGAGATCGCGATCCGGCGAAGCCTTGTAAGTTCTGATCTGCACATCATCGCCGAAATAAGCGCGGATGAGTTGCTCCTGGCTCGTCGACTGCACGACACCGATGGTCTTGCCTTTGATCAGGCCCTTGATCTCAGCCATGACCGGGTCGGCCTTGGCCTTGTCGTTGAGATTGAGCTTTTCGCCCGTCATGGGCATCGCCGTGACGGGGCCGTTTTTCGCAACGAGGAACGTCGCGACGCCGCTGGCGTAGGCGATGGTGAAGTCGACCACCTTCTTGCGCGCTTCATTGATGCCGAGCGTCAACACGAGATCGAATTTCCCGGCGTTGAGGCTTGGAATGAGGCTCGACCATTCGCCGACGATCAGTTCGCATTCGACCTTGGCGCGTTTGCAGAGGTCGGCGCTGAGATCGATGTCATAGCCCGCGAGCTTGCCGTCCGGCCCGATCATGTTCCAGGGCGGGAACGCGCCCTCGACGCCGATCTTGACGGTCTTCCATTCCTTCGCGGCGACTGCGCCGTAACTGATTGCGAGCGCGAACGCGGCGAGGATCGAAACGATGCTTTTCTTCGCCATGACCTCTCCTCCAGCGGCTGATGTCAAAGCTGCGGACCGCGTCAGCAGCCCCCTTGTTCACTTGTGTCCGCCGACCGGCGGATGAACGTCATCAGGAATAGGATTGACGAACGACCGGCCCGCGAGCCTCTCGCGATGATCCCGCCTGGCTTTCTCGATTAGCGAGGGATCGCGGAACAATTCAACCGCGGTCGCCGCCATGCCCTTCGCTGCATGCTCCATGCCCTTGTGCGCGACGGTCGATTTTCCCTGCGCCGTGAGCTGCCAGGAATGGCCGGGCGTGCCGATGGCGCAGGTGGCGCCGCGCATCTGCACGGTCGGCGTCACCCAGCTCACGGTGCCGACATCCGTCGATCCCACCAGCGTGCCGTCGCCGCTGTTGGGCGGCACGATCGCATCGCAAAGGGGAAGATTTTTTTTCGGCTTCATGCCGAAGCGCGCGAAGGCGGTCGTGATATCCTTGTCGTCAAACGTCGCCTGGAACTTGCGCGCATAGGCGCGATCGGCGTCGTCGAAAGGCGGCGGTCCAAGGCGTTCGAGCTGCGCATGCATCAGCGCTTCGAGCGTGTCGTTACCGACGAGATTGGCGTCGCCGCTGACGATCTCGCCCGTGACCGTCGTCTCCGTCATGAGCGCGGCGCCATCCGCGATCTTGCGTACGCGCGTCAGCAGCGCCTGCATGTCAGGCAGCTCGCGGTCGCGAATGAGATAGCGCACCTTCGCCTTTGCCTGCACGACGTTCGGCGCGATGCCGCCAGTATGGGTGACGGCGTAGTGAATGCGGGCCGTGCTCGGCATATGCTCGCGCATATAGTTCACGCCAACATTCATCAGCTCGACCGCGTCGAGCGCGCTGCGGCCGAGTTGCGGCGAGACGGCCGCGTGCGAGGCGCGACCGGTGAAGGTGAAATCGATCTCGTTGCAGGCGAGCGAAATCGGATTGTTGACGCCGGCGAAGGACGCGGGGTGCCACGAGATCGCGATATCGACGTCGTCGAACACGCCGGCGCGCACCATGAAGCCCTTGGCGGAGCCGCCCTCTTCGGCAGGGCAGCCATAATAACGCACGCGGCCTTTGAGGCCCGCGGCGGCGAGATGGTTCTTGACCGCGGTCGCGGCGAGCATCGCGCCGGCGCCGAGGAGATTATGCCCGCAGGCATGGCCGTTGCCGCCAGCCTCGACCGGGCGATGCTCCGCCACGTCGGCCTCCTGGCTGAGGCCAGGTAGCGCATCATATTCGCCGAGAATAGCGATGATCGGCCCGGCCTCGCCCGCCTCGCCCATGACCGCCGTCGGGATGCCGGCGACGTTGCGGGTGACGCGAAAGCCTTCCCGCTCCAGCATCGCGGTGTGTTCGGCGCAGGACTGGACCTCGCCATAGTTGAGCTCCGGCGTGCCCCAGACCCGGTCGCTCAGGCCGAAGAAGGCCTCGCGCTTCGCCTCGACCTCGCCCCATACGGCTTCGGAATTCTTCATCGCCTGCGCCCGCCCGCCACACTCGTCGATCCCGGCGCAATTCCGGCGGGGCCGACGGCCAGACGGAATTGCGCCAATATTGGCGCCAATATAGATCAGAGCGCATGATCCCGCGCAATAGCCGGCTGAAGGCCGGCGTGCGACAGGGTCACAGCGAGGGAGAGAGCGGACGGATGCAGGGTCCATCCCAGGCGAACGCGGAGCGCAAGGCCGATATCTCCGATCTCGTCGACAGGATCGTGCGCGACATCCAGTCAGGCGCGCTGGCGCCGGGCATGTGGCTGAAGCAGATCGATCTCGAACAACGCTATTCCCGCTCGCGGCCGGACGTGCGTCGGGCGCTCGATCATCTCGCGCAGAAGCGGCTGGTGCAGCACATCCCGAACCGCGGCTATCACGTCTATGAGCCGGATTCGGCCCAGACGAACGACGTTCTCGAAATCCGTCTCATGCTGGAGACTGGCGTCGCTGATCGCGTCGTCGCGAATGCGCGACCGCAGGATGTCGCGAAGCTTTCGCGCCTCGCGCGTATGTTCGATGATCTGATGATGCAGGGCACGATTCTCGAACTCTACGAGGCGAATCTCGCCTTCCACCGAGAGTTGCTTACGCTCGGCGGCAATCGCGAACTCGTCAGCCTGATCAGCGAGCTCCGTCACCGCACATCGTCCGCCCCGGCGTCGCAATGGCGCACGCGCGCACGGATCGAGAGGTCAAGCTCCGAACATCACGCGATGGTGGCGGCGATCGAAGCGAAAGACACGGCGCGATTGAAGCACGTCATCGAGCTTCATATCAGGCAGCCTGCCGAAGCGCAGAGCGCCCAACCTGCCGAGAAAGACGCAGCTGCGCTTCGCGAAGCCGGCTGAGTTCGACCTTGCGTGGTCAGCCCTTTGACGCCGGCGCGGTGCTGTTGCGAATAAGAAGCGTCGCTTCGAGCCGCACATTGACGCGCGACGAAAGCTTATGCTCCCGCATCATGTCGATGAGCAGATCTGCCGCACGCGCGCCGAGATCGCGGCGCGGCTGAATCACCGTCGTCAAGGTCGGCTCGCAATAATCGGCATATTCGATCGCATCGAAACCGACGATCGAGAACTCCTCGGGTATTTTGCGGCCGGCGGCGTGGACGGTTTTCAGAAATCCGATCGCCATCTCGTCATTCGCCGCAAACACCGCGGTCGGCTGGCGCTTCTTCGGCATCGCAAGCACCTGCCCCGCCGCTTCCGCGCCGCCGCGAAAAGTGAAATCGCCGGTAAAGATCAGCGAGGCGTCTTCCTTCACTCCTGCAGCAAAAAGCGCCGCCTTATAGCCGCGGCGTCTTTCGACATCGAGAATGTTGGCGGGCGGGCCTGAGATATAGCCGATCCGCCGATGGCCGAGCGAAATCAGATGCGCGACCGCCGCCTCGGACGCCTCGCAATTGTTGACCTCGACCTGCGGAAAATCCGCGCCTGGAATGATTTCGCAGGCGGCGACGATGGGCAAATTCGCTTGCGCCAGCGTGCGATGCGAGCCGGCGGGCACATGACCGCAGAGCAGCAGAACGCCGTCGACCTGGCGCGCGAAGGCGAGATCGACATAGCGCGCTTCCTTCTCGCGCGAATTGTCGAGATTGGCGATGATCAGCCCATATCCCGCGGCCGATAAAGTCGCATCAACGCCACGCAGCACTTCGGCGAAGAAGGGATTGGCGATGTCGGGCACGACGACAAGCGCCATCTTTGTTTCCTGCTTGCGCAGATTTCGCGCGGCGATATTCGGCGTGTAACCGGTGCTGCGCACCGCCTCGAGGACTTTCCGCCTCGTCTCTTCCGTCACCACATCGATATTCGCCAGCGCGCGGCTGACCGTCGCCGAGGATACGCCGGCGATCTTGGCGACATCGGCGATGCGAGCCGAACGAACAGGACGCGAGCGGGGCGAACGGGACATGGCCATGCGTTTGATTCGACGAGTGACTTTAGACTGCCCGACCATAACCGACATACAGTCTTCACAAGGCCGGGCTTTTATGTTAGCCCTAAATGTAATCGATTACAAAAAGACGCTCAACGTCTCTAATGAGGGAGGAAGATAATGAAGCGAATTTCGTTCGCAGCATTGGCGACAGCTATGGTCGCGATCGCGTCGCCCGCCGGCGCGCAGGACATGAAAGCGGAAGTCATCCATTGGTGGACCTCCGGCGGCGAGTCTGCCGCGGTGAAGGTGTTCGCAGATCAGTTCAACAAGGCCGGCGGGAACTGGGTCGACAACGCGATCGCCGGCGGCGCCAATGCGCGCACGGCGGCAATCAACCGCACCGTTGGCGGCAATCCTCCAACCGCAATGCAATTCAACACCGGCAAGCAGTTCGACGATCTCGTCGAGAACAATCTGCTGGCTGACCTCGATGGCCTCGCTTCCGAACAGAAGTGGAAATCCATCATGCCGGAGGCGATCATCAATGCGGTGACGCGCAACGGCAAGGTGTTCGCCGTGCCGGTCAATATTCATGGCCAGAACTGGCTCTGGTACAACAAGTCCGTGCTCGACAAGGCCGGCGTCCCTGAACCCAAGAACTGGGACGAGACCATCGCCGCGCTGGACAAGATCAAGGCGACAGGCGTTATTCCGCTCGCCTTCAGCGGCCAGAAGAACTGGGAGCGCGGTCTTTTCAACGCCGTTCTTGTCGGCAAGGGCGGGCCGAAGCTCTGGGTCGGCATCTATGGCAAGCAGGACGCGACGCTCGCGGCCACGCCGGAATTCAAGGCTGTCGCCGCGACCTACAAGAAGCTGCGCGATTATGTCGACGCCGGCGCGCCGGGCCGCAACTGGAACGATGCGACGACGCTCGTGATCCAGGGCAAGGCCGGAATGCAGATCATGGGCGACTGGGCGAAGGGCGAATTCGTCAGCGCCGGCCAGACGGCTGGCAAGGAATATGGCTGCACCGTTCTGTCGGGACAGGGCGTCGGCTATGTCATGGGCGGCGACGTGTTCGCCTTCCCCAAGCTGAAGGACGCCAACCAGCAGAAGGCGCAGCTCGCGCTCGCGAAAATCATGCTGGAGCCGGATACGCAGATCAAATTTGCGCAGAAGAAGGGCTCAATTCCGGTTCGTCTCGACGTCGATTCCTCCTCGCTCGATCAGTGCGCGCAGAAGGCGATGACGTGGCTCAAGGATTCGAGCCAGCAGATTCCGGCGCAGGAAATGCTGTCGCCGCCGGCGCTGACCGGCGCGATGGAGGATGTGATCTCGCAGTTCTGGAATACTTCGATGACCGTCGACCAGTTCTCGGCGAAGGTCGCGGACGCGCTGAAGCAGCAGTTCTGACCAAACAGGCCGGGCCGCGTTCGCGCGGCCCGGCCGTTCTTCCGCGAGAGTCCCGAGAACCGCTTTCGGCGCCCGGTCGTTCCATGCGCACTCCCTTCGCACGTCTGGCTTCGCAAGCTTCCGCGACGCTCGCGCTTGCGCCGGCGTTCCTGATCCTGTTCGTCGTCTATCTCGCGGGTTCAGGCTGGACGATCTGGATGTCGTTCACCAATTCGCGCATGCTGCCGAACAACAATTTCATCGGCCTGCGCCAATATTCCGCGCTGCTCATCAACGACCGCTGGCTCTATTCCGTCCACAACATCTTCATCTTCGGCTTTCTCTTTGTGATCGTGGCGCTCGCGCTTGGCTTCCTGCTCGCGATCGCCATCGACCAGAAGGTGCGCGCCGAAGACGCGCTACGTTCGATTTTTCTTTATCCCTTCTCCATGTCTTTCGTCGTCACAGGCCTCGTCTGGCAGTGGCTGCTCAATCCGAGTCAGGGCATCCAGAAGCTGGTGCGCGGCTGGGGTTTCGAGAATTTCCAGTTCGACTGGATCGTGCGGCAGGAAACCGCGATCTACTGCCTCGTCTTCGCCGCCATCTGGCACGCCGCTGGCCTCGTCATGGCGATCATGCTCGCAGGCTTGCGCGGCATCGACGAGGATATCTGGAAGGCGGCGAAAATCGACGGCCTTCCAACGTGGCGCGTCTACGCCTCGATCGTCACGCCGATGCTGGGCGCGAGCTTCGCGACCGCCGCCGTGCTGCTCTCGACCAGCGTGGTCAGGCTCTATGATCTCTCCGTCGCCATGACCAATGGCGGGCCGGGCCTCGCTTCGGAAGTTCCGGCCAAATTCGTGATGGATCACCTGTTCGATCGCGGCAATGTCGGCCTCGCCACGGCCGCCGCGACCATGATGCTGATCACCGTCATCGCCGTCGTCGCGCCCTGGACTTACTGGCGCAGCCGCCGCGCCGCGCGCGGAGGCCACGCATGAGCATGTCCTCCGCCATCATTCCGAGCGGCCCGAAGCCAGCCGGCCTGACGCCGGCGCGCGCTGGTGTCTACGCCTTCCTCGTCATCACGGCGCTGTTTTTTCTCGCTCCACTCTATGTGATGATCGTGACGTCGCTGAAGCCAATGGATGAAATCAGGCTCGGCAATATCCTGGCCCTGCCCTCCTCGCTCAGCTTCGACGCCTGGGCGAAAGCCTGGCTCTCCGCCTGCACGGGGCTCAGTTGCAACGGCATCCAGGTCGGTTTCTTCAACTCGATCAAGATTCTCGTGCCTTCGGTGATGATCTCGATCATCATCGGAGCGCTCACCGGCTACACGCTCTCCTTCTGGCGCGTGCGCGGCGCGAATGTGCTGTTCGCCGCGCTGATGATCGTCGCTTTCATCCCGTACCAGATCTTCATCTATCCCATGGTGCGTATCTTCTCCTGGCTGAGCTTGGGCCAGTC carries:
- a CDS encoding carbohydrate ABC transporter permease yields the protein MSSAIIPSGPKPAGLTPARAGVYAFLVITALFFLAPLYVMIVTSLKPMDEIRLGNILALPSSLSFDAWAKAWLSACTGLSCNGIQVGFFNSIKILVPSVMISIIIGALTGYTLSFWRVRGANVLFAALMIVAFIPYQIFIYPMVRIFSWLSLGQSLATIVIVHTIFGLPTMTLLFRNYFASLPLELFKAARIDGASFFQIFRSIMLPMATPMIIVAVILQVTGIWNDFILGLVFAGRENLPMTVQLNNIVNSTQGERAYNVDMAATMLTALLPLAVYFGSGRWFVRGIAAGAVKG